TTGAGGTGACAATATAGCCATGAACTCTATCATTTGGACCCTACAAATTGTAGTCATAATAAACTAAAAGTACTatgctgtagcacccggttttaagaacaaaatcagatacacaccatatgtaagcccaggaagtcaaatatcacctatagctacaaataagggtaatatcaaaagacaatgcttaatatataacgtacttagtataaatgatataaccttagacagcagaCAGTGGAAAGATAACTCCAATCTTCAGGTAaaaactccaattccacagggacaactgactggttgatcacaggcctaatttctccaaactctagcaatctggtacccatccgggattttttccaaatatgtaaaaaataaagcaagcataagtacatgtcgtactcaacaaatataacatgggattcatgaggttcaaaaggctgacactagtttaaccgcgattagcttttattgagtcatgattttagcaatagggtggcaacaaagttatcataagcccataaacacataatcagataaacatgaataatgaatagcataaacagtaatcattagtgagcatcttcatcatcagtatcatcagtgttcatcatctattccataaatattccaaggccgctcgtgattgtgagcatggctgatataccagttttacactctgcagaggttgtacactttcactgtgagccgTGATTTACCCATTCGCCCGaggctaatctcttgacccactttcaaggaaggtcggcagggttcactatgaagcctttcaaaggttcgtctaacaagttagggccattaaatTCACTCGgcaagcagatgtaggaacccccttcccgatggcacaataacacgcagcctatacacaaggggacagaggttgtcctatacccgattcatccagctatttttacaccaataaaggtaaccactaacaagctagaaaaggttttCATACTGagttaaagccagagccatatagccatcacaactgtactgtaagtcccgaatgatcacttacagataagtccttagtaaaaggaatctagagcaccataaaaacatcccaatactctagcccccttgttccatgttgctaaaaagcatcttttaaatgtttattgcatataccattagtcaagttacaaaattatggctttagttgagcactagcaaagctaccaaatgcaataacccaaaggtatcaaggtacaagtacaaaagactaggatatccttaatggtagtcaaggtagacacatgtagcatgaattaaatgattaaaggtgtataggacaataagaaagatcacatgctatactccgatcttcttctagtccaaaactTTAAaaatctgcttcttgattcaccacgtatagctcaccgactaaaCGTAATCATAGAACACACAAACAtctatacacatacatgcatagcataaaattacatctatattagaacagtataccaaacatatgaaatagtaagtaaaaatgttttaaagatgttctacacgttactacaaacacatagatgtaaaaagcacgctaatcagaactacggtgaaaaagatacatctaccgatagatttacagttaaaaaaaactatagtctttatttattttagctatataaaATATGTATAAGATACTTCAAAGAAATACCTTAATTGAGTTAAGTCAAATTATACTTGATTTAGAAAAACAAGGTAAAATTAATCATataattgaccaaggtgaaaagcctaagttacttttaattagaaaaatcTAATTGCgtaatcattattcaagttaggcgttaaaccataaaattccagatctcttgacatggaaaacattgatacCAATGCGTAGTTTATGTCATTACGAATCTAaagcaacttgaacgggtcaaatcggagttaaaacggagaagatatggcctaatgaagataatggcaattttgtaaatagatggaacttgactttcgaatttaaaataaataaaaccgGATTTTAAACTGAACCAGGGATTGTGGATACAATTTTGAAGAAAGACAGGAGCTATTTAGAAAAACTGCAGGGACGGCAGGTTCAAAATTTGGAAAAGACAGGGGTTCTTTTGAAAGAATTGCAGCGAAGGGGTACCACGCAATCTCGACCGTCGGATTGAATCCGAGCAGCCGGGATTAGAAGACGTCGCCGGTGGTGAGCAGGATGGTGGCACATGGCCAGAATAAGCAGGGGACCTCGCCGGCGTTCATCGTTCTACCGATTCCGGGCTTAATCGGCCAAATCAACTACACAAGGAGGAAGAGGAGATGACTACGATCTTGACTATGGGTTTAGAGACGACAGCGAGCAAGCAAAGGCGAGCAGAGGCTCGGGACGGTGGACGGCGGGGCTCTGTAAAATCCGGCGGCACATAGCGagcaagagagagggaggaaaagATGGAAAACAGAACCGGGAAATTCTATGGCGCTTGGTGAAACTCGGCAAGAGGCTTACCATGGCGGTGACGCGGCGTGCGGCGGCAGAAGCTTGGGTTCAGCGCGCAGCGTCTCAGCGAGGCGCTATTGCTCAAAACAGAATAGGAAGAGCGGCGGGGTCGGCGGTTGCTATTTATGGGGGCGGGGAGCCTTGGGCTACACAACAAGGAGGAGGCATAACAACGGCGGAGTCAGAGGCGGCGGTCGTGTCCGACGTGGTCACGAGAGGAAGAAGACGGTGCTGACCAGTGGGGTCCACCTATTAGCGACACATGCGGGAAGAGGAGAATGGCGTGGGCGCGCTGCTCGGCTGAGCTGACCTGTTGGGCCGCTATGGGAGAAAGCGGAGGCGCGGCGAGAAAGAAGGCCGAGCGGGCGGTGCTGGGCTGTTTGCTGGAATGGGCCACGGGAGAGGGAGAGCGGAGCAGGCCGGGCCAGATTGAGAGAAGGGAaggatcttttttttttctttttcaatgtttatttcaaatccattttcaaaaaCTATTTGAATTGGTTTGAACTTTGAACCAAAACCACTCAgtacaaagaaacaaatgcaccagcatgtatgcaaaatagtgttgctgcaccttatgttaaattttaatttaataaaaaaatttatttcctatgttttattagcacaaaaattcaaaattaaatctttttagctATACTTtaaaagaagcaaattttagggtgttacaattctacccccttaagatgaatctcgtcctcgaggtTCGGAAgatgtcgactaggagatagggatacttcgtgtttggattcttctttactttatCGTGTAGTTCCATTGTCTtaataaggatcccactttactttgcatacctgttaacctTACTCTAAGTAACTTGCTCAACTAATTCCAAATTTTTAACAGGCACATTGAACAACTCTAAGGTATCTCCAATCAATAgcccacctttcctttttagtccataatatcaattctttttcttaaaatattcatcTTCCAACAGAGCTTCCTTACTTTCTTGGTCTAAAGTAGATTCTATTGCTaactttaaaacattaatgactTCAGATGCTcagatcaagttgctcaactCTCAAACGACTATTCTTAGTCTATGGTGTCGTCCAaatcttcttagcacaattctccgttgctaaggtcaTCAGCCATGACTTTACTCCTCGAAGTGATAGcatttttccaagtcataatcaatttcattccaacgaggatatcacaagctcaagaccaacttagtgaagatgtcctgtagattatTGTGATCCTCCTAGGTGTCACTTTTATTTCCAAAAAGATAGTACTTCCATACTTCACAATGGATAACTtcagataacatgttaggtagttcaactcacgcttccttagttgacttaatgaacaagccactacttttcttctcgtataaagacacatcccacaccttgacaaggagCATCATTGTAGATAGAAAAACTCTTGTCCGAAActagcaaagctaatacttagattttacttcaaccttttcttggactccttcaaatacTTCGCTGTGAAGCATTCACCTTCCACTCACGCATTCACCTTCCACTCACGCATTGTCCTAGTCCTAGACATTTCCACTCACGCGTTGCAGAGTCTCTCATTGGGTCGTTTTATCGTAGCTGTCTCCCGGCCATTGTATGTTCTTCCTACTGAAGAAACCAGGTGGCTCGCAATCGTGAGTGGGATCTCCAAACCTACGGTAACTCCTTGAATTTACTGATAATATCCGTAGATTTAAGAAGCAATTTGCTTCGTTCGGCTTCGCTGTGTATGCTTGCATAGTTGTGCGAGCTTATAGCCCCCTCTAGTTtagtttgctacttgcttgtccATGTTCTTTAGATAAAGCTAGTAGAAGCCCTGAAGCAAAATCATTCAATTCCTTGTGCGTTTGTGCCAAGTATTGAACTATGTATATCTTGTTCTAATGGTGAAATTTGGCAAATCAGCTATCCCGTGGATCATGGCTGGAGAATATTCTCCCGCAGACTCAGACTTTGACTGCTCCCATGATTTCTTGATGGCCTTCAGAAAGAGCATGAGAGGGCAGGTGTGGAGGGTGAACGCGATGCTATTGACCGATGTCGTGCTGGCTGGGGTCATAGTCGCCATGGGCGCCTACGGCCAGCGCTACCGTCATCACCCCTTCACCCGCTTCGTCTTCCTCGGAGCCACCACGCTCTTCTTGCCCATCCTCTCCTATGTTGTGTCCAGCACTGACCGCAAGTCCAACAATTACAGCAATGTTACCCAGGTCTTTCTTCCCGAGGAATATGGCCTTGTTGCTACATGCGATGGAGAATTTCACTCGCTGGCTACCGTGACATGGGCATTCCTTGTTCAGATTGTTGTAATCAACACGAGCACAGTAGTCGCCTCTGATGACAGAGAAGGTCGAAACATACCTCCGCCTTACGAGCTGTTTGTTCAGGGGGTATGGACGTTTTACCTTGGTGCCAGCAGCATTAAGCCCGTGCATTTTGTCAATGACTTGTTTCTGGGTACATACCTCCGCCTTTTCATTGAGTTCTCTCCATTTGCTCTCATCTGTGTTAAGATTGTGTTCAAACTGTATGCATTCGGAAATGCACAGCGATCCTTTGCACTCGGACGCAATCCACATCTTGTTTCTGGGTACAGTCAGCAACTGCAGCAGGTAGAAGAAGGAAGTCCACATGGTGAACCACCTGTAGGTGATGGCCAGCATGTACATGTACATGTACCTCCTCCTCCACTCATGGTTATGGGAGAAGAAGTAATACAAGTGGAGGAGCAGCCTCAGGGGTATGTGGTGAAGGATGTCAAAAACATGGTGACAGTTGACAGAGTTTGGCGGTTGGACGACACGCTACTAGCTGTTCCAAGACCGTTGCTACTGAAAGACTTATGCTTGTCATTTGCTTTGTTCAAGTTGCTGCGCTGTCGATTCGCGAGATATAAGCTTGGTAATGCTGGCTCTAAGGGGGTGACAACTGACTTTTTCTGGGGCTTGTTGATGAAGGATGGCGAACATGTGAGGATATTCCGGTTGATTGCAGATGAGGTTTCTTTCGTTCATGATTATTATTACTCATCCCTTCCAATCTGCTATGCCAAGCGTTGGCTGCACATCTGGAGTCTCTGTATCTCACTCTTGAGCCTAGGTTACTGCATCGTGGTTGCATGTCGGCTCGGGCTTGCGATCTGGCAGGAGCATTGGGAGGACATAGGGAGTGTCACTCAGATGGTTTGCAGTTACCGGTGCTGGAGAGAACATGGGGTAAGCTCTCCGAACCTTGAATTCATTGGAAGGACATTCTTAGTTGTGGTGGCTCTGTTTCTGATTGTGACGTTGGTCATGATCTCAGAGATCAGAGACATAGGCTCTTACATCTGTTCCAACTGGACAAAAGTAGGGCTCATCTGCTGGTACGTAAACCATACCTCTCGGCAGCATTTTGTACCCGTGCAGAAATGGGTGGCCCTTTTGCTGCGATGCAGATGCAAGCTGATGAAGCATTGGAATGAAAAGATGGGCCAGTGCTCAGTACTGGTGCTTCAACCAAGAACAGTCACTCCACTCGGACTTCTGAGGCGCGTCCTCCGTTTGCCGGACAAGGAGAGGAGTGTCAGAGTATCACCAGCGGTGAAAGCTTGCATCATCGATGCCCTGAGGAGCCATAAGAGCACCGGCGCATCTCTGCGCCGAAGCCGGGTCCATGAGAACTTCCCCGGGGCCCGCAATAGCAAAGGCACATCAG
The sequence above is drawn from the Miscanthus floridulus cultivar M001 chromosome 15, ASM1932011v1, whole genome shotgun sequence genome and encodes:
- the LOC136508106 gene encoding uncharacterized protein codes for the protein MAGEYSPADSDFDCSHDFLMAFRKSMRGQVWRVNAMLLTDVVLAGVIVAMGAYGQRYRHHPFTRFVFLGATTLFLPILSYVVSSTDRKSNNYSNVTQVFLPEEYGLVATCDGEFHSLATVTWAFLVQIVVINTSTVVASDDREGRNIPPPYELFVQGVWTFYLGASSIKPVHFVNDLFLGTYLRLFIEFSPFALICVKIVFKLYAFGNAQRSFALGRNPHLVSGYSQQLQQVEEGSPHGEPPVGDGQHVHVHVPPPPLMVMGEEVIQVEEQPQGYVVKDVKNMVTVDRVWRLDDTLLAVPRPLLLKDLCLSFALFKLLRCRFARYKLGNAGSKGVTTDFFWGLLMKDGEHVRIFRLIADEVSFVHDYYYSSLPICYAKRWLHIWSLCISLLSLGYCIVVACRLGLAIWQEHWEDIGSVTQMVCSYRCWREHGVSSPNLEFIGRTFLVVVALFLIVTLVMISEIRDIGSYICSNWTKVGLICWYVNHTSRQHFVPVQKWVALLLRCRCKLMKHWNEKMGQCSVLVLQPRTVTPLGLLRRVLRLPDKERSVRVSPAVKACIIDALRSHKSTGASLRRSRVHENFPGARNSKGTSDAILTWHIATCILEARHPCQHDQEQEQGSPPAVSDDRITAVHLSRYCTYLVAWYPELLPDDVAWSKSVYKAVKKDAGGALAARRAAPGTPEAEYEQLLKLLGENSRHEVLRDGARLATELVEYFTAAGEGDEATWKLLAGFWSEMILYAAPSKNEKGHLEAVARGGELITLLWALLFHAGIVSRGETAATPAGTV